In Mycobacterium stomatepiae, the following are encoded in one genomic region:
- a CDS encoding acyl-CoA dehydrogenase family protein, with product MKTTLPQDISDYATVAAKRFYRLGGPQAALRAERDHSVRDAARAALDELGAFELDVRSGPDDRLAAAVLCQTAGAHALPYPLVDELLAIDGARLALINPEAPRVDHGDLPGDWVGADLDGNRYRLQIASRTNAKLGPFLVPASLSAPDGIVAAADVNLHLVLGSWWILGAMQRSLQIVTDHVQARIQFRKPLADFQAVRFAVADASVAVRGLYELAKYTICRPESLPVQVHSADALVLRFKATDTARQVLRTSHQLLGALGFCDESDVSVLDRHTQPLIRLPLGTEALGLRLISDVRNGSFETLFSEPVSA from the coding sequence ATGAAAACCACACTGCCACAGGATATTAGCGACTACGCAACGGTTGCCGCCAAGCGGTTCTACCGGCTGGGCGGGCCGCAGGCCGCGCTGCGCGCCGAGCGAGATCACAGCGTTCGGGACGCGGCCCGCGCCGCCCTGGACGAACTCGGCGCATTCGAGCTCGATGTCCGGTCCGGACCCGACGACCGGCTGGCCGCGGCGGTGCTGTGTCAAACCGCCGGCGCGCACGCGTTGCCCTACCCGCTCGTCGACGAGCTGCTGGCCATCGACGGGGCCCGCCTGGCCCTGATCAATCCCGAGGCGCCGCGGGTCGACCACGGCGATCTGCCCGGTGACTGGGTCGGCGCGGACCTGGACGGTAACCGCTACCGTCTGCAGATCGCGTCGCGCACGAACGCAAAGTTGGGCCCCTTCCTGGTGCCGGCCTCGTTAAGCGCACCCGATGGGATAGTTGCGGCCGCCGACGTTAATCTTCATCTCGTGCTGGGATCATGGTGGATTCTGGGAGCAATGCAGCGCTCGCTGCAGATCGTCACCGACCATGTGCAGGCCCGCATCCAGTTCCGCAAGCCGCTGGCGGACTTCCAGGCCGTCCGGTTCGCCGTCGCGGATGCCTCGGTCGCGGTTCGCGGCCTGTACGAGCTGGCGAAATACACCATATGCCGGCCGGAATCGCTGCCGGTGCAGGTGCATTCCGCCGACGCGCTGGTGCTGCGGTTCAAGGCCACCGACACCGCACGGCAGGTGCTGCGCACCTCCCACCAGTTGCTCGGTGCGCTGGGCTTCTGCGACGAGTCCGACGTCAGCGTGCTCGACCGGCACACCCAGCCGCTGATCCGCCTTCCCCTGGGCACCGAGGCGCTCGGACTGCGCCTGATCTCCGATGTGCGGAACGGCTCTTTCGAGACGTTGTTCAGCGAGCCCGTATCCGCATGA
- a CDS encoding class I adenylate-forming enzyme family protein encodes MSTESATAGVTPNPFENGVPFCTKLARLAEDQRDTAAVTVVALDGTAAALTFGELDARANQWGRALAAAGAQTGSLLALPIPNSAHLVLATMGCWKIGAVPIPMRWDLPEWERDRVRAVIDPAVVVDEQTRWELDARAAGESDDPLPEAISPTANGICSSGSTGVPKVILNLAPSLWIPEQGEPFITNWAPVQMPQTIMVPAPMYHTNGFATFLMLLGGNHLVILETFDAALVLDVIERHRITNFTATPTMLARIAARPDVRQRDLSSVAFILQGAAVMPPSLLHTWFELLSPERIVTAYGMTENLGLTALRGDEWLSHPGSVGRGFRDTEIRILDADKNPVPTGQDGDIYLRAPMSAGYRYLGGAPPLPSTDDGFRSAGDIGHLDEDGFLYLVDRRVDMIVSGGANVFPAEVESALAGHPGIADVVVIGLADERWGRRVHAVVQAADGAALDETQVIEYAKNRLAPYKAPKTVEFVDTIPRTAATKVNRSAMIAARGG; translated from the coding sequence ATGAGCACAGAGTCCGCCACGGCCGGGGTGACACCCAACCCGTTCGAAAACGGAGTGCCGTTCTGCACCAAGCTTGCCAGGCTCGCCGAAGACCAGCGCGACACGGCGGCGGTGACGGTTGTCGCGCTGGACGGCACCGCGGCGGCGCTGACGTTCGGTGAGCTCGACGCCCGGGCCAACCAATGGGGCCGCGCCCTGGCGGCCGCCGGGGCACAAACGGGTTCCCTTCTCGCACTGCCAATCCCGAACTCGGCGCACCTGGTGCTGGCCACGATGGGGTGCTGGAAAATCGGCGCGGTCCCGATCCCCATGCGCTGGGATCTGCCGGAGTGGGAGCGGGATCGGGTGCGCGCGGTGATCGACCCCGCCGTCGTCGTCGACGAGCAGACCCGGTGGGAGCTGGACGCACGCGCGGCCGGCGAGTCCGACGACCCGCTGCCCGAGGCCATCTCCCCTACCGCGAACGGGATCTGCAGCAGCGGATCCACCGGCGTGCCGAAGGTGATCCTCAACCTGGCGCCGTCGCTGTGGATTCCCGAGCAGGGCGAACCGTTCATCACCAACTGGGCACCGGTGCAGATGCCGCAGACCATCATGGTGCCGGCGCCGATGTATCACACCAACGGTTTCGCGACCTTCCTGATGCTGCTCGGCGGAAATCACCTGGTGATACTCGAAACGTTCGATGCCGCATTGGTTTTGGACGTAATCGAACGGCATCGGATCACCAATTTCACCGCCACGCCGACGATGTTGGCCCGCATCGCGGCGCGGCCAGACGTCCGGCAACGCGACCTGTCCAGCGTCGCGTTCATTCTGCAGGGCGCCGCGGTGATGCCGCCGTCGCTGCTGCACACCTGGTTCGAGCTGCTGAGCCCCGAGCGGATCGTGACTGCGTACGGTATGACCGAGAATCTCGGGCTCACCGCACTGCGGGGCGACGAGTGGCTGTCGCACCCCGGCAGCGTCGGACGCGGCTTCCGCGACACCGAGATCCGGATTCTGGATGCCGACAAGAATCCGGTGCCCACCGGTCAAGACGGCGACATCTATCTGCGGGCGCCGATGAGCGCGGGCTACCGCTATCTCGGCGGTGCACCGCCGCTGCCCTCGACCGACGACGGCTTTCGTTCCGCCGGCGACATCGGCCACCTCGACGAGGACGGCTTCCTCTATCTGGTCGACCGCCGGGTCGACATGATCGTCAGCGGCGGCGCGAATGTCTTTCCGGCAGAGGTCGAGTCGGCCCTCGCCGGCCATCCCGGCATCGCCGATGTCGTCGTGATCGGACTCGCCGACGAGCGGTGGGGACGGCGCGTGCACGCGGTGGTGCAGGCCGCCGACGGCGCGGCACTGGATGAGACCCAAGTGATCGAGTACGCCAAGAACCGTCTGGCGCCCTACAAGGCGCCCAAGACGGTCGAGTTCGTCGACACGATCCCGCGCACGGCGGCCACCAAGGTCAATCGATCGGCGATGATCGCCGCCCGGGGCGGGTAG
- a CDS encoding acyl-CoA dehydrogenase family protein, with translation MTTASEAVGEFVDWLAALLPNDYYDNYSEYRWDIPLRRDYQRAAFEAGWLQPTWPREHGGRSLGLRDAMEMRIEGAVRSAPKLPNIQGPGVAAPGIRQFGTPAQIERLLVPLLRGDEWWALGMSEPDAGSDFAGLRTRAERDGAAFRVKGHKIWTTQAHESRWCTLYARTDPDAPKHRGISCLILDLHSPGVRIEPIRMSSISDETFCEVLLDDVEVPAESLLGPENGGWNVALSSLHHERQMIWIMNWVEIKRGLNAVRKAGAEDQDLCTELGSLLADAEALRATGYRALGNELAGRPSPEADIMKLLGSVTLQRVWELAAAAEGPRSASDPDLLLERQDALAATIYGGTSEVQRNIIAERLLGLPKG, from the coding sequence ATGACCACCGCATCCGAAGCGGTCGGCGAGTTCGTCGACTGGTTGGCCGCGTTGCTGCCCAACGACTACTACGACAACTACAGCGAATATCGCTGGGACATCCCACTGCGTCGCGACTACCAGCGGGCCGCCTTCGAAGCAGGCTGGCTGCAGCCCACCTGGCCACGCGAACACGGTGGGCGATCGCTGGGCCTGCGCGACGCGATGGAGATGCGGATCGAGGGCGCGGTGCGGTCGGCGCCCAAGCTGCCCAACATTCAGGGGCCCGGCGTCGCCGCGCCCGGCATCCGCCAGTTCGGCACCCCCGCCCAGATCGAACGCCTGCTAGTGCCACTGCTGCGCGGCGACGAATGGTGGGCACTCGGCATGTCCGAGCCGGACGCGGGATCGGATTTCGCCGGACTGCGCACCCGCGCCGAACGCGACGGTGCTGCCTTCCGGGTCAAAGGTCACAAGATCTGGACCACGCAGGCCCACGAATCGCGTTGGTGCACGCTCTATGCGCGCACCGATCCGGATGCGCCCAAACACCGAGGCATCTCCTGCCTGATCCTCGATCTGCACTCGCCCGGCGTGCGCATCGAGCCCATTCGGATGTCGTCGATCTCGGACGAGACGTTCTGTGAGGTCTTGCTCGACGACGTCGAGGTTCCGGCGGAAAGCCTGCTGGGCCCGGAGAACGGTGGTTGGAACGTCGCGCTGTCGTCGCTGCACCATGAGCGCCAGATGATCTGGATCATGAACTGGGTCGAGATCAAGCGCGGGCTCAACGCGGTGCGCAAGGCCGGAGCCGAAGATCAGGACCTTTGCACCGAGCTCGGGTCGCTGCTTGCCGACGCCGAGGCGCTGCGAGCCACCGGATACCGCGCGCTGGGCAACGAGCTGGCCGGACGGCCCAGCCCGGAAGCCGACATTATGAAGCTACTCGGATCGGTTACCTTACAACGGGTTTGGGAACTTGCGGCCGCGGCCGAAGGGCCGCGTTCGGCCAGCGACCCGGATCTGCTGCTCGAACGCCAGGACGCGCTGGCCGCCACCATCTACGGCGGCACGTCGGAGGTGCAGCGCAACATCATCGCCGAGCGACTGCTCGGGCTGCCGAAGGGATAG